In Sparus aurata chromosome 2, fSpaAur1.1, whole genome shotgun sequence, a single genomic region encodes these proteins:
- the LOC115594342 gene encoding WD repeat-containing protein 49 isoform X1, with product MGTRMEVAQLEGRMNTDDYRKLQGLFLDPSGESRSLSRAEFIHMAWSSVGRGSTEEYGLLFDSVVITQEHRGLLLDIDAVKEEGRVDWGGLCSFLLMELSDKVKNTRTSSVPCWKPPRTLTCPHRDPVQKVLNLQSSGQYLTVSKGGTVGLRDGEDMSLLHTHRLQNSTVAPKDLWVTDMVLLHKVHKIAVSFTSKEVCFYDMLSTQDFSCKYKLKGLKFTPWCLDYWGDPSHLDQAVLTIGDIGGQVSAIYFTSVNISLFERLSLRTDSDSADIILWDELVKGKHRSCYTVTHHAHIPAWVRKVHYLGLLEAFVSCSTRPQSSMVIGWREKESRSLRITSFLTKRGVWDMDHHQGLNLIATAGVDHQVLLWNPYVTSKPVCALSGHTSPVTAVRFMQTKQQLLSYSKDKVLCLWDVSSQLCVHRLAGVFPNTQEDTHTLLFLHEEQQLLLLSFNSLLLLLETVKEEKRTSSHEHPVTCVLYNSLFRQVVSSDSASSVICWLADTGQKVKEFHRCHGNAYITTMALDGTQTRLFTAGTDGEVKVWDFNGRCLHRMNAGMGRAVEISQVLLLKRSILAMGWERMLTVFRLHSFSQSFVEPSEWKGGAQHRSDVLCAAFQPPQTLVTGSYDGEIIVWNNSTEKALRKLRPHSEHREGHFPCSHFVVNGKEDSDNSIAVTRLFFIPGRVSGGADLVSCGGSGVVRLWSTARSRLVGQFTAHHRDLGSIVMTVSPCGKYLVTADREGTLKTWDIQHHCLQPDDGMTTEPPNMLRCFRPHFDRVTHLEMFFQDDSLLLLSASSDCSVALSYLPGDTVGLFGQEEQWCLERPEHPQQEPERDRGEHGGQEDRGEGGKKSPPAASERSQGSGTSAEVGEGELN from the exons ATGGGAACGAGGATGGAGGTGGCACAGCTTGAGGGCAGGATGAACACTGATGACTATAGAAAGCTACAGGGGCTTTTTCTG GACCCCTCAGGTGAATCTCGCTCCCTGTCCAGAGCTGAGTTCATTCATATGGCTTGGTCATCGGTTGGCCGTGGCTCCACGGAGGAATACGGCCTGTTGTTCGACAGCGTGGTCATCACGCAGGAGCACCGAGGCCTGCTCCTGGACATCGACGCTGTGAAAGAAGAAGGGCGTGTCGACTGGGGAGGTCTGTGCTCTTTTCTGCTGATGGAGCTCTCCGACAAAGTGAAGAACACCAGAACCAGCAGTGTGCCTTGCTGGAAGCCACCGCGCACTTTGACCTGTCCACACCGAGACCCGGTCCAAAAG GTGCTGAACCTGCAGAGTTCGGGTCAGTATCTGACTGTGAGTAAAGGCGGAACTGTGGGGCTGCGGGACGGAGAGGACATGTCCCTTCTGCACACGCATCGATTGCAGAACAGCACAGTCGCACCCAAAGACCTCTGGGTCACCGACATGGTGCTGCTGCACAAAGTGCACAAG ATAGCTGTGTCTTTCACAAGTAAGGAGGTGTGTTTTTATGACATGCTGTCTACACAGGACTTCAGCTGCAAATATAAACTCAAG GGTTTGAAGTTTACACCCTGGTGCCTGGACTACTGGGGGGATCCCTCTCACCTGGACCAGGCTGTCCTCACCATAGGAGACATTGGAGGACAG GTTAGTGCTATATATTTTACCTCAGTTAATATCTCTCTGTTCGAGAGACTCAGTCTGAGGACTGACTCAGATTCAGCAGACATCATCCTATGGGACGAGCTGGTCAAAGGAAAGCATCGCTCCTGCTACACTGTGACACACCACGCACACATACCTGCCTGGGTTAGAAAAG TACATTACCTGGGCCTGCTGGAAGCCTTTGTGTCGTGCAGCACCAGACCGCAGAGCAGCATGGTGATCGGCTGGAGGGAAAAGGAAAGCAGGAGTCTGCGAATCACTTCTTTCTTAACAAAGAGGGGTGTGTGGGACATGGACCACCACCAGGGACTCAATCTTATAG CTACTGCGGGTGTGGATCATCAGGTCTTGCTGTGGAACCCTTATGTGACCTCAAAGCCAGTTTGTGCGCTCAGTGGGCACACGAGCCCTGTCACCGCAGTTCGCTTCATGCAGACCAAGCAGCAACTGCTCAGCTACTCCAAAGATAAG GTCCTGTGTCTGTGGGATGTATCGAGTCAGCTGTGTGTCCACCGTCTGGCTGGTGTCTTCCCAAACACAcaagaggacacacacacccttctcttcctccacgAAGAACAGCaactcctcctgctctccttcaacagtctcctcctcctgctggagacggtgaaggaggagaagaggaccAGCAGCCATGAACACCCTGTTACCTGTGTGTTGTATAATAGTCTGTTCAGACAG GTAGTCAGCAGCgactctgcctcctctgtgaTCTGCTGGCTTGCTGACACGGGCCAAAAGGTCAAAGAGTTTCACCGTTGCCATGGCAACGCATACATCACCACCATGGCCCTGGATGGTACGCAGACCCGGTTGTTTACTGCAGGCACTGATGGGGAGGTTAAA GTGTGGGACTTCAATGGACGCTGCCTCCACAGGATGAATGCTGGCATGGGTCGGGCTGTTGAAATCTCACAGGTCCTGCTGCTGAAGAGGAGTATACTGGCAATGGGCTGGGAAAG gatGTTAACAGTTTTCCGTCTGCATTCCTTCTCGCAGTCTTTTGTTGAACCGTCAGAGTGGAAGGGAGGTGCTCAGCATCGCAGTGACGTGCTATGTGCAGCCTTCCAGCCTCCACAGACCCTGGTCACAG GAAGCTACGACGGAGAGATTATAGTGTGGAACAACAGCACAGAAAAGGCTTTGAGGAAACTGCGGCCACATTCTGAGCACAGAGAAG GTCATTTCCCCTGTTCCCACTTCGTTGTGAATGGCAAAGAAGACTCCGATAACTCCATTGCCGTCACTAGATTGTTCTTCATACCGGGGCGCGTATCAg GTGGTGCAGACTTGGTGTCCTGTGGAGGTTCGGGTGTGGTCAGACTCTGGAGCACCGCCCGCAGCCGTCTGGTGGGACAGTTCACAGCTCACCACAGAGACCTGGGCTCTATTGTTATGACTGTGAGCCCCTGTGGAAAATATCTAGTCACAGCTGACAGAGAGGGAACACTCAAGACGTGGGACATACag CATCATTGTCTCCAACCGGATGACGGAATGACCACAGAGCCTCCGAACATGCTGCGTTGTTTCCGGCCACACTTCGATCGCGTGACTCACCTGGAGATGTTTTTCCAAGACGatagcctcctcctcctctctgcgtCGTCGGACTGCAGCGTGGCTCTTAGCTACCTACCCGGAGACACCGTTGGTCTGTTCGGACAG GAGGAGCAGTGGTGCTTGGAGAGACCTGAGCACCCGCAGCAGGAACCGGAGCGGGACCGGGGAGAACACGGAGGGCAAGAAGACCgcggagagggagggaagaaatCACCTCCAGCTGCCAGTGAGAGGTCCCAAGGATCTGGCACCTCTGCAGAGGTTGGAGAGGGAGAACTGAACTGA
- the LOC115594342 gene encoding WD repeat-containing protein 49 isoform X2: MAWSSVGRGSTEEYGLLFDSVVITQEHRGLLLDIDAVKEEGRVDWGGLCSFLLMELSDKVKNTRTSSVPCWKPPRTLTCPHRDPVQKVLNLQSSGQYLTVSKGGTVGLRDGEDMSLLHTHRLQNSTVAPKDLWVTDMVLLHKVHKIAVSFTSKEVCFYDMLSTQDFSCKYKLKGLKFTPWCLDYWGDPSHLDQAVLTIGDIGGQVSAIYFTSVNISLFERLSLRTDSDSADIILWDELVKGKHRSCYTVTHHAHIPAWVRKVHYLGLLEAFVSCSTRPQSSMVIGWREKESRSLRITSFLTKRGVWDMDHHQGLNLIATAGVDHQVLLWNPYVTSKPVCALSGHTSPVTAVRFMQTKQQLLSYSKDKVLCLWDVSSQLCVHRLAGVFPNTQEDTHTLLFLHEEQQLLLLSFNSLLLLLETVKEEKRTSSHEHPVTCVLYNSLFRQVVSSDSASSVICWLADTGQKVKEFHRCHGNAYITTMALDGTQTRLFTAGTDGEVKVWDFNGRCLHRMNAGMGRAVEISQVLLLKRSILAMGWERMLTVFRLHSFSQSFVEPSEWKGGAQHRSDVLCAAFQPPQTLVTGSYDGEIIVWNNSTEKALRKLRPHSEHREGHFPCSHFVVNGKEDSDNSIAVTRLFFIPGRVSGGADLVSCGGSGVVRLWSTARSRLVGQFTAHHRDLGSIVMTVSPCGKYLVTADREGTLKTWDIQHHCLQPDDGMTTEPPNMLRCFRPHFDRVTHLEMFFQDDSLLLLSASSDCSVALSYLPGDTVGLFGQEEQWCLERPEHPQQEPERDRGEHGGQEDRGEGGKKSPPAASERSQGSGTSAEVGEGELN; this comes from the exons ATGGCTTGGTCATCGGTTGGCCGTGGCTCCACGGAGGAATACGGCCTGTTGTTCGACAGCGTGGTCATCACGCAGGAGCACCGAGGCCTGCTCCTGGACATCGACGCTGTGAAAGAAGAAGGGCGTGTCGACTGGGGAGGTCTGTGCTCTTTTCTGCTGATGGAGCTCTCCGACAAAGTGAAGAACACCAGAACCAGCAGTGTGCCTTGCTGGAAGCCACCGCGCACTTTGACCTGTCCACACCGAGACCCGGTCCAAAAG GTGCTGAACCTGCAGAGTTCGGGTCAGTATCTGACTGTGAGTAAAGGCGGAACTGTGGGGCTGCGGGACGGAGAGGACATGTCCCTTCTGCACACGCATCGATTGCAGAACAGCACAGTCGCACCCAAAGACCTCTGGGTCACCGACATGGTGCTGCTGCACAAAGTGCACAAG ATAGCTGTGTCTTTCACAAGTAAGGAGGTGTGTTTTTATGACATGCTGTCTACACAGGACTTCAGCTGCAAATATAAACTCAAG GGTTTGAAGTTTACACCCTGGTGCCTGGACTACTGGGGGGATCCCTCTCACCTGGACCAGGCTGTCCTCACCATAGGAGACATTGGAGGACAG GTTAGTGCTATATATTTTACCTCAGTTAATATCTCTCTGTTCGAGAGACTCAGTCTGAGGACTGACTCAGATTCAGCAGACATCATCCTATGGGACGAGCTGGTCAAAGGAAAGCATCGCTCCTGCTACACTGTGACACACCACGCACACATACCTGCCTGGGTTAGAAAAG TACATTACCTGGGCCTGCTGGAAGCCTTTGTGTCGTGCAGCACCAGACCGCAGAGCAGCATGGTGATCGGCTGGAGGGAAAAGGAAAGCAGGAGTCTGCGAATCACTTCTTTCTTAACAAAGAGGGGTGTGTGGGACATGGACCACCACCAGGGACTCAATCTTATAG CTACTGCGGGTGTGGATCATCAGGTCTTGCTGTGGAACCCTTATGTGACCTCAAAGCCAGTTTGTGCGCTCAGTGGGCACACGAGCCCTGTCACCGCAGTTCGCTTCATGCAGACCAAGCAGCAACTGCTCAGCTACTCCAAAGATAAG GTCCTGTGTCTGTGGGATGTATCGAGTCAGCTGTGTGTCCACCGTCTGGCTGGTGTCTTCCCAAACACAcaagaggacacacacacccttctcttcctccacgAAGAACAGCaactcctcctgctctccttcaacagtctcctcctcctgctggagacggtgaaggaggagaagaggaccAGCAGCCATGAACACCCTGTTACCTGTGTGTTGTATAATAGTCTGTTCAGACAG GTAGTCAGCAGCgactctgcctcctctgtgaTCTGCTGGCTTGCTGACACGGGCCAAAAGGTCAAAGAGTTTCACCGTTGCCATGGCAACGCATACATCACCACCATGGCCCTGGATGGTACGCAGACCCGGTTGTTTACTGCAGGCACTGATGGGGAGGTTAAA GTGTGGGACTTCAATGGACGCTGCCTCCACAGGATGAATGCTGGCATGGGTCGGGCTGTTGAAATCTCACAGGTCCTGCTGCTGAAGAGGAGTATACTGGCAATGGGCTGGGAAAG gatGTTAACAGTTTTCCGTCTGCATTCCTTCTCGCAGTCTTTTGTTGAACCGTCAGAGTGGAAGGGAGGTGCTCAGCATCGCAGTGACGTGCTATGTGCAGCCTTCCAGCCTCCACAGACCCTGGTCACAG GAAGCTACGACGGAGAGATTATAGTGTGGAACAACAGCACAGAAAAGGCTTTGAGGAAACTGCGGCCACATTCTGAGCACAGAGAAG GTCATTTCCCCTGTTCCCACTTCGTTGTGAATGGCAAAGAAGACTCCGATAACTCCATTGCCGTCACTAGATTGTTCTTCATACCGGGGCGCGTATCAg GTGGTGCAGACTTGGTGTCCTGTGGAGGTTCGGGTGTGGTCAGACTCTGGAGCACCGCCCGCAGCCGTCTGGTGGGACAGTTCACAGCTCACCACAGAGACCTGGGCTCTATTGTTATGACTGTGAGCCCCTGTGGAAAATATCTAGTCACAGCTGACAGAGAGGGAACACTCAAGACGTGGGACATACag CATCATTGTCTCCAACCGGATGACGGAATGACCACAGAGCCTCCGAACATGCTGCGTTGTTTCCGGCCACACTTCGATCGCGTGACTCACCTGGAGATGTTTTTCCAAGACGatagcctcctcctcctctctgcgtCGTCGGACTGCAGCGTGGCTCTTAGCTACCTACCCGGAGACACCGTTGGTCTGTTCGGACAG GAGGAGCAGTGGTGCTTGGAGAGACCTGAGCACCCGCAGCAGGAACCGGAGCGGGACCGGGGAGAACACGGAGGGCAAGAAGACCgcggagagggagggaagaaatCACCTCCAGCTGCCAGTGAGAGGTCCCAAGGATCTGGCACCTCTGCAGAGGTTGGAGAGGGAGAACTGAACTGA
- the LOC115594342 gene encoding WD repeat-containing protein 49 isoform X3, with translation MGTRMEVAQLEGRMNTDDYRKLQGLFLDPSGESRSLSRAEFIHMAWSSVGRGSTEEYGLLFDSVVITQEHRGLLLDIDAVKEEGRVDWGGLCSFLLMELSDKVKNTRTSSVPCWKPPRTLTCPHRDPVQKVLNLQSSGQYLTVSKGGTVGLRDGEDMSLLHTHRLQNSTVAPKDLWVTDMVLLHKVHKIAVSFTSKEVCFYDMLSTQDFSCKYKLKGLKFTPWCLDYWGDPSHLDQAVLTIGDIGGQVSAIYFTSVNISLFERLSLRTDSDSADIILWDELVKGKHRSCYTVTHHAHIPAWVRKVHYLGLLEAFVSCSTRPQSSMVIGWREKESRSLRITSFLTKRGVWDMDHHQGLNLIATAGVDHQVLLWNPYVTSKPVCALSGHTSPVTAVRFMQTKQQLLSYSKDKVLCLWDVSSQLCVHRLAGVFPNTQEDTHTLLFLHEEQQLLLLSFNSLLLLLETVKEEKRTSSHEHPVTCVLYNSLFRQVVSSDSASSVICWLADTGQKVKEFHRCHGNAYITTMALDGTQTRLFTAGTDGEVKVWDFNGRCLHRMNAGMGRAVEISQVLLLKRSILAMGWERMLTVFRLHSFSQSFVEPSEWKGGAQHRSDVLCAAFQPPQTLVTGSYDGEIIVWNNSTEKALRKLRPHSEHREGHFPCSHFVVNGKEDSDNSIAVTRLFFIPGRVSGGADLVSCGGSGVVRLWSTARSRLVGQFTAHHRDLGSIVMTVSPCGKYLVTADREGTLKTWDIQPNHQ, from the exons ATGGGAACGAGGATGGAGGTGGCACAGCTTGAGGGCAGGATGAACACTGATGACTATAGAAAGCTACAGGGGCTTTTTCTG GACCCCTCAGGTGAATCTCGCTCCCTGTCCAGAGCTGAGTTCATTCATATGGCTTGGTCATCGGTTGGCCGTGGCTCCACGGAGGAATACGGCCTGTTGTTCGACAGCGTGGTCATCACGCAGGAGCACCGAGGCCTGCTCCTGGACATCGACGCTGTGAAAGAAGAAGGGCGTGTCGACTGGGGAGGTCTGTGCTCTTTTCTGCTGATGGAGCTCTCCGACAAAGTGAAGAACACCAGAACCAGCAGTGTGCCTTGCTGGAAGCCACCGCGCACTTTGACCTGTCCACACCGAGACCCGGTCCAAAAG GTGCTGAACCTGCAGAGTTCGGGTCAGTATCTGACTGTGAGTAAAGGCGGAACTGTGGGGCTGCGGGACGGAGAGGACATGTCCCTTCTGCACACGCATCGATTGCAGAACAGCACAGTCGCACCCAAAGACCTCTGGGTCACCGACATGGTGCTGCTGCACAAAGTGCACAAG ATAGCTGTGTCTTTCACAAGTAAGGAGGTGTGTTTTTATGACATGCTGTCTACACAGGACTTCAGCTGCAAATATAAACTCAAG GGTTTGAAGTTTACACCCTGGTGCCTGGACTACTGGGGGGATCCCTCTCACCTGGACCAGGCTGTCCTCACCATAGGAGACATTGGAGGACAG GTTAGTGCTATATATTTTACCTCAGTTAATATCTCTCTGTTCGAGAGACTCAGTCTGAGGACTGACTCAGATTCAGCAGACATCATCCTATGGGACGAGCTGGTCAAAGGAAAGCATCGCTCCTGCTACACTGTGACACACCACGCACACATACCTGCCTGGGTTAGAAAAG TACATTACCTGGGCCTGCTGGAAGCCTTTGTGTCGTGCAGCACCAGACCGCAGAGCAGCATGGTGATCGGCTGGAGGGAAAAGGAAAGCAGGAGTCTGCGAATCACTTCTTTCTTAACAAAGAGGGGTGTGTGGGACATGGACCACCACCAGGGACTCAATCTTATAG CTACTGCGGGTGTGGATCATCAGGTCTTGCTGTGGAACCCTTATGTGACCTCAAAGCCAGTTTGTGCGCTCAGTGGGCACACGAGCCCTGTCACCGCAGTTCGCTTCATGCAGACCAAGCAGCAACTGCTCAGCTACTCCAAAGATAAG GTCCTGTGTCTGTGGGATGTATCGAGTCAGCTGTGTGTCCACCGTCTGGCTGGTGTCTTCCCAAACACAcaagaggacacacacacccttctcttcctccacgAAGAACAGCaactcctcctgctctccttcaacagtctcctcctcctgctggagacggtgaaggaggagaagaggaccAGCAGCCATGAACACCCTGTTACCTGTGTGTTGTATAATAGTCTGTTCAGACAG GTAGTCAGCAGCgactctgcctcctctgtgaTCTGCTGGCTTGCTGACACGGGCCAAAAGGTCAAAGAGTTTCACCGTTGCCATGGCAACGCATACATCACCACCATGGCCCTGGATGGTACGCAGACCCGGTTGTTTACTGCAGGCACTGATGGGGAGGTTAAA GTGTGGGACTTCAATGGACGCTGCCTCCACAGGATGAATGCTGGCATGGGTCGGGCTGTTGAAATCTCACAGGTCCTGCTGCTGAAGAGGAGTATACTGGCAATGGGCTGGGAAAG gatGTTAACAGTTTTCCGTCTGCATTCCTTCTCGCAGTCTTTTGTTGAACCGTCAGAGTGGAAGGGAGGTGCTCAGCATCGCAGTGACGTGCTATGTGCAGCCTTCCAGCCTCCACAGACCCTGGTCACAG GAAGCTACGACGGAGAGATTATAGTGTGGAACAACAGCACAGAAAAGGCTTTGAGGAAACTGCGGCCACATTCTGAGCACAGAGAAG GTCATTTCCCCTGTTCCCACTTCGTTGTGAATGGCAAAGAAGACTCCGATAACTCCATTGCCGTCACTAGATTGTTCTTCATACCGGGGCGCGTATCAg GTGGTGCAGACTTGGTGTCCTGTGGAGGTTCGGGTGTGGTCAGACTCTGGAGCACCGCCCGCAGCCGTCTGGTGGGACAGTTCACAGCTCACCACAGAGACCTGGGCTCTATTGTTATGACTGTGAGCCCCTGTGGAAAATATCTAGTCACAGCTGACAGAGAGGGAACACTCAAGACGTGGGACATACag CCAAATCATCAGTGA